From one Melioribacteraceae bacterium genomic stretch:
- a CDS encoding NAD(P)(+) transhydrogenase (Re/Si-specific) subunit beta, protein MLIVSYIIYLIASILFIFGIKKLGSPKTARQGNMLSSIGMLLAVVITLFDHMIITYEWIIAGLVVGSLIGSVMATKVQMTGMPQMVGLLNGFGGGASAVVALGEYYKVETPNFEINIIITIVLSILIGAVTFTGSFIAFGKLQGIVTGKVVKYPLQNPINVLLFVAVIVAGVFLVIDQSSVELLIGIVAVSLILGVLLVLPIGGADMPVAISLLNSYSGIAASMTGFVINNNMLIIAGALVGASGIILTIIMCKGMNRSLMNVVLGGRESAGSGGAAVGDGTQKPHKSIDSEELAMLFDSASNVVIVPGYGMAVAQAQHAIRDLANALEAKGINVRFAIHPVAGRMPGHMNVLLAEAQVSYDKLYALEDINDDFPNTDVVLVIGANDVVNPAARHDKNSPIFGMPILNVDYAKTVIVNKRSMNVGYAGIDNELFYLDNTLMYFGDAKNAVVKLVNELKEL, encoded by the coding sequence ATGCTAATAGTATCTTATATAATTTATTTGATTGCTTCAATACTGTTTATTTTCGGTATTAAAAAACTAGGATCTCCTAAGACAGCACGACAAGGAAACATGCTCTCTTCAATTGGCATGCTTCTCGCCGTTGTGATTACACTTTTCGATCATATGATTATAACTTATGAGTGGATTATCGCAGGCCTAGTTGTAGGTTCTCTAATCGGTTCAGTTATGGCTACAAAAGTTCAGATGACTGGTATGCCTCAGATGGTTGGTTTACTAAACGGATTTGGCGGCGGTGCATCAGCTGTTGTTGCACTTGGTGAATATTACAAAGTTGAGACACCAAATTTCGAAATCAATATTATAATAACAATTGTACTTTCCATATTAATCGGTGCAGTTACTTTCACCGGTTCGTTTATTGCATTCGGAAAATTACAAGGTATTGTAACTGGTAAGGTTGTTAAGTATCCTTTGCAGAATCCAATAAACGTTCTTCTCTTTGTTGCCGTAATTGTTGCCGGTGTCTTCCTTGTAATCGATCAATCGAGTGTTGAATTGTTAATTGGAATTGTTGCTGTATCATTAATTCTCGGAGTATTACTTGTGTTGCCTATCGGTGGTGCCGATATGCCGGTCGCAATTTCATTACTGAATTCATACTCCGGTATTGCAGCATCTATGACCGGATTTGTAATTAACAATAACATGTTAATTATTGCCGGTGCGTTAGTCGGTGCTTCCGGAATTATTCTTACTATAATTATGTGTAAAGGAATGAATCGTTCCTTAATGAACGTTGTTCTTGGTGGTCGGGAATCTGCCGGAAGTGGTGGAGCTGCGGTAGGTGACGGCACACAAAAACCACATAAATCAATTGATTCGGAAGAACTTGCAATGTTGTTTGATTCTGCTAGTAATGTAGTTATTGTTCCCGGATATGGAATGGCAGTCGCCCAAGCACAACATGCAATTCGTGATCTTGCTAATGCATTGGAAGCAAAAGGAATTAACGTTAGATTTGCAATTCACCCTGTTGCCGGTAGAATGCCCGGTCATATGAACGTACTTCTTGCTGAAGCTCAAGTTTCATATGATAAACTTTATGCACTTGAAGATATTAATGATGACTTCCCAAATACAGATGTTGTTTTGGTTATTGGCGCTAACGATGTTGTTAACCCAGCCGCTCGTCATGATAAAAATTCACCGATATTCGGCATGCCAATTTTAAATGTTGACTATGCAAAAACAGTAATAGTTAATAAACGTTCGATGAATGTTGGTTATGCCGGTATTGATAATGAATTATTCTATCTTGATAACACATTAATGTATTTTGGTGATGCAAAAAATGCAGTTGTTAAATTAGTTAATGAGTTGAAAGAATTATAA
- a CDS encoding alpha/beta hydrolase, translating into MKSITTILLIFISLFLLSCNNNSVETDPIETYERGEIVEIISEKEVSLEELENLISTFAGSNDFDIELKNDIKYYSVLYRTIDHTGNPTDASGLFVIPSSGNFFPLISLHHGTQSKKNNVGSINPLSSFDALLSGALGYVAVSADMLGLGYSNLVHPYHIADVNANTVIDFIRAVKKFANEKSIALNGDLFLGGYSQGGYTTMAVHKKMQTELFNEFNVTASAPMAGAHDLMGTAQYIVSNDNYDKPSFLAFLTYAYSTVYGWNNLSEFFQATYHLTIPDLFNGSLTTDEIDDHLPGKLSELFTPSLLDAIKNGTESLMTTALINNSLLNWGPQAPVLIVHGNADTFVPYQNAITAKENWEANGATNVQLITIDGGNHYSSVLPAIMHAINFFENYRSDLRIAINY; encoded by the coding sequence ATGAAATCTATTACAACGATCCTCTTAATTTTTATATCACTATTTCTTCTATCTTGCAATAATAATTCGGTCGAAACTGATCCAATTGAGACATACGAACGTGGAGAGATAGTTGAAATCATTTCTGAAAAAGAAGTCAGTTTAGAAGAATTAGAAAATTTGATATCCACATTTGCCGGCTCAAATGACTTTGATATTGAATTAAAAAATGACATTAAGTATTACTCTGTTTTATATAGAACTATAGATCATACTGGCAATCCAACCGATGCTTCCGGATTATTTGTTATTCCTTCTAGCGGCAATTTTTTCCCGCTGATAAGTCTTCATCATGGTACACAATCAAAAAAGAATAACGTAGGATCTATAAACCCGCTTTCAAGTTTTGATGCATTACTATCCGGTGCACTTGGATACGTGGCTGTCTCTGCCGATATGCTTGGACTTGGATACTCTAACTTAGTTCATCCTTACCACATTGCTGATGTAAATGCCAACACGGTTATTGATTTTATTCGAGCTGTGAAGAAATTTGCAAATGAAAAATCGATTGCCTTAAATGGTGATCTATTTTTGGGTGGTTATTCACAGGGTGGTTACACAACAATGGCGGTTCATAAAAAAATGCAAACGGAATTATTCAATGAATTTAACGTTACTGCTTCGGCACCGATGGCCGGTGCACATGATTTGATGGGTACCGCTCAATATATTGTGTCGAATGATAATTATGATAAGCCGTCATTCCTCGCATTTTTAACGTATGCGTATTCTACTGTTTATGGTTGGAATAATCTTTCAGAATTTTTCCAAGCTACTTATCACCTTACAATTCCGGATTTATTCAACGGATCACTTACAACAGATGAAATAGATGATCATTTACCGGGTAAACTTTCGGAATTGTTTACTCCTAGTTTATTGGATGCAATTAAAAATGGTACTGAAAGTTTAATGACAACTGCCTTGATTAACAATAGTCTGTTGAATTGGGGACCTCAAGCACCGGTGTTAATTGTTCATGGAAATGCAGATACTTTTGTACCCTATCAAAACGCAATCACTGCTAAAGAAAATTGGGAAGCAAACGGTGCAACAAATGTTCAACTAATTACAATTGATGGCGGTAATCATTATTCATCGGTATTACCCGCAATTATGCATGCTATTAATTTTTTCGAAAATTATAGGAGCGATTTAAGAATAGCTATCAATTACTAG
- a CDS encoding universal stress protein, with protein sequence MRRILVPIDFSDATKKIIEQAIKYAKSLGGEIRLLHVAAPEPEFIGDEVGPQVLRDQKAKRLRDQHKKIQKLAGNIEKEGIKTTPLLVQGVTVDEIIKESKKFNASIIIMGSHGHGAMYNLLMGSVIEGVIRTSKIPVLVIPVKSK encoded by the coding sequence ATGAGACGGATATTAGTCCCAATTGATTTTTCCGATGCAACAAAAAAAATAATTGAACAAGCAATAAAATATGCAAAATCTTTAGGTGGTGAAATAAGATTGCTGCATGTTGCAGCTCCTGAACCGGAATTTATTGGTGATGAAGTCGGCCCCCAAGTTTTGAGAGATCAAAAAGCAAAAAGATTGCGAGATCAGCATAAGAAAATTCAAAAGTTAGCCGGAAACATTGAAAAGGAAGGAATAAAAACCACACCATTACTTGTTCAGGGAGTTACGGTCGATGAGATTATAAAAGAAAGTAAAAAATTTAACGCAAGCATTATAATAATGGGAAGTCATGGACATGGCGCGATGTACAATTTATTGATGGGTTCTGTTATTGAAGGAGTTATTCGCACAAGTAAAATTCCGGTACTTGTCATTCCGGTGAAGTCAAAATAA
- a CDS encoding phosphatase PAP2 family protein has protein sequence MTKKVLLLLTFLFVQTLAQNKYDFNQFVDEGKEYFSSPLSWQAKDFLYLGLTVGVTFGAMQFDNTIKDFTQSDKLQDSPPHILIGRIYGEPVTPLVLSSYFIINGNSTGNRYQKKLGFEIIQSTLFAAATTQILKSLLGRERPRSTDDKYNFTGPILYNNDFFSLPSGHTTIAFAISTVLSANSSSDLLKIASFIPAILTAYSRIYENQHWFSDVVLGGIIGFTAAKFFVDQHSEKEFIGNSTPSPIFSLSIPL, from the coding sequence ATGACAAAAAAGGTTTTACTTCTCTTAACATTTTTATTCGTACAGACGTTAGCTCAAAATAAATATGATTTTAATCAATTTGTTGATGAAGGAAAGGAATATTTTAGTTCACCGTTAAGCTGGCAGGCAAAAGATTTTTTATATCTCGGGCTAACAGTTGGAGTAACCTTCGGCGCTATGCAGTTTGATAATACCATTAAAGATTTTACACAATCAGATAAGCTTCAAGATTCACCACCACATATATTAATCGGAAGAATTTATGGCGAACCTGTTACACCTCTAGTGCTAAGTTCATATTTTATTATTAACGGAAATTCTACCGGAAATCGTTATCAAAAAAAACTGGGTTTTGAAATAATACAATCTACATTGTTTGCGGCGGCAACAACTCAAATTCTTAAGTCACTTTTAGGTAGAGAACGACCGAGATCAACTGATGATAAATATAATTTTACCGGACCGATTTTATACAATAACGATTTCTTTTCTTTACCATCGGGTCATACTACAATTGCATTTGCCATTTCAACCGTATTATCAGCTAACAGCAGTTCGGATTTACTTAAAATAGCATCTTTTATTCCGGCAATTCTCACGGCATATTCGAGGATTTATGAAAACCAACATTGGTTTTCAGACGTTGTTTTAGGTGGTATAATCGGATTTACTGCCGCAAAGTTTTTTGTTGATCAGCATAGTGAAAAGGAATTTATAGGAAATTCAACTCCATCACCCATCTTTTCACTTTCCATCCCATTATAA
- a CDS encoding DUF190 domain-containing protein, with product MKTNSKAKLLRIFVGETDKHGHVSLYEKIVVEARKINLAGATVYKGIMGFGSNSRIHTAKVLRLSEDLPLVIEIVDTEEKINSFIPIVEKIIKESNAGGLITIEAAEIIKYTSTT from the coding sequence ATGAAAACAAATAGCAAAGCAAAATTATTAAGAATTTTTGTCGGTGAAACCGATAAGCATGGTCATGTCTCCTTATATGAAAAGATTGTTGTCGAAGCCCGAAAAATTAATCTCGCCGGAGCAACTGTTTATAAAGGGATAATGGGTTTTGGGAGCAATAGCAGAATACATACCGCAAAAGTATTAAGACTTTCCGAAGACTTACCTTTAGTCATAGAAATTGTTGATACCGAAGAAAAAATTAATTCGTTTATTCCGATAGTTGAGAAAATAATTAAAGAGTCAAATGCCGGCGGCTTGATTACAATTGAAGCAGCAGAGATAATTAAATATACATCAACTACTTAA
- the crcB gene encoding fluoride efflux transporter CrcB — protein sequence MNILIVFFGAGLGGALRYLISDYTSHNLPIYYPFGTLIVNLVGSLLLGFMIFGLDEKGLINEKLKLFLGIGFCGGLTTFSTFSYETFYLLKDAQFFLASLNIMLNVVTTILGIYLAYIIVR from the coding sequence ATGAATATTCTAATTGTTTTTTTCGGTGCCGGTTTGGGAGGTGCACTTCGATATTTAATTTCGGACTATACATCTCATAATCTTCCGATTTATTATCCGTTTGGAACATTGATAGTAAACTTGGTCGGAAGTTTATTGCTAGGATTTATGATCTTTGGTTTAGACGAAAAAGGATTGATTAACGAGAAATTAAAGTTATTCCTGGGTATAGGGTTCTGCGGAGGATTGACAACATTCTCAACTTTCTCTTATGAAACTTTTTATCTACTAAAAGACGCACAGTTTTTTCTCGCTTCATTAAATATTATGCTAAATGTTGTAACAACAATTCTTGGAATTTATTTAGCTTACATAATTGTGAGATAA
- a CDS encoding DUF4097 family beta strand repeat-containing protein, protein MKLFLRNLTIFLFVLLLSSVSFSQSLRTIHEKSFDVSSGELLEIQSDVGDIRIKTWDENTVHIKVYGNRKAEEDVDFHFEKTSKGVLVDAEKDGSWNWFSGVKVKYEINVPKTFNLDLRTGGGDVIVLDLYGEIEAKTSGGDIDFENIDGEISATTSGGDVKIINAVGNVRSSTSGGDIDIKSKDGKVSASTSGGDVTLEYYGENYGIDLGTSGGDITVLIPDNLKADVNLKTSGGDIECDVEARVKEVTRSKFLGIMNGGGTDLTCKTSGGDITVRTF, encoded by the coding sequence ATGAAATTATTTTTAAGAAATTTAACAATCTTTCTTTTTGTGCTGTTACTTTCAAGCGTCTCCTTCTCTCAAAGTTTAAGAACCATCCATGAAAAATCTTTTGATGTGAGTTCCGGTGAGCTTCTGGAAATTCAATCAGATGTTGGTGATATAAGAATCAAGACATGGGATGAAAATACCGTTCACATAAAAGTTTATGGTAATAGAAAAGCCGAGGAAGATGTAGATTTTCATTTTGAAAAAACTTCAAAAGGTGTTCTAGTCGATGCTGAAAAAGACGGTAGTTGGAATTGGTTTAGTGGAGTGAAAGTGAAATACGAAATTAATGTTCCGAAAACTTTTAATTTGGATTTGAGAACCGGTGGAGGTGATGTTATAGTGCTTGATTTGTATGGAGAAATAGAAGCTAAAACATCCGGAGGTGATATCGATTTTGAAAATATTGACGGTGAAATTTCCGCAACCACATCGGGTGGAGACGTAAAAATAATTAATGCTGTTGGTAATGTTAGATCTTCAACATCCGGAGGCGATATTGATATTAAATCTAAGGATGGAAAAGTTTCCGCTTCAACTTCAGGTGGTGATGTCACACTCGAGTATTACGGTGAAAATTATGGTATCGATCTCGGAACCAGCGGTGGGGATATTACGGTCTTAATTCCGGACAACTTAAAAGCTGATGTAAACTTAAAAACCAGTGGCGGTGATATTGAATGTGATGTAGAAGCTAGAGTAAAAGAAGTCACCAGAAGCAAATTCCTCGGTATTATGAATGGCGGTGGGACGGATTTAACTTGTAAAACTTCAGGTGGTGACATCACTGTAAGAACATTCTAA
- a CDS encoding DUF5103 domain-containing protein, whose translation MKKIIVFFLISIPIFSQQVEIKSLQVYSSNNNELPILIGKEKLNIKFDIASDYEPNLLIRFAFCDKDWKPYDNNFLQNQSYNTEYNLWFEQIPNQSSNVRYHYKGQFPNVDVTFPFSGKWKFFVTDSNNPDIIFSEGKFYVIEPQVNVYSKLDTYRLNSSQERTNELQRTLELKVDFVLQDSMYAMDLSHVEVIENKKVDYPIIISKTARRGLRYYETNGARDFTFVALDIRPGNEYRQVDLNDRNRYQPPITTAHYDGFDYNRFQQFGYPDLNGGFELVPFNDSYADYMMVEFEYSPGGFIEKDIFLVGAFNNWEVLPQYKLSQDGNIYKVTTDLKRGIYDYQYVTGYDNGNVIDDLDWYELEGNFWETTNEYYIFVYYKSLNYGGYDQIIGYTRIKSGRY comes from the coding sequence ATGAAAAAAATTATAGTCTTTTTTTTAATTTCAATTCCCATTTTTTCTCAACAAGTTGAGATAAAAAGCCTTCAAGTTTATTCTTCAAATAATAATGAACTTCCTATTCTGATAGGGAAAGAAAAACTCAATATCAAGTTTGATATTGCTTCGGATTATGAACCAAATTTATTAATCCGTTTTGCGTTTTGTGATAAAGATTGGAAACCTTACGATAATAACTTTTTACAAAATCAAAGTTATAATACGGAATATAACCTCTGGTTCGAACAAATCCCAAACCAAAGTAGTAATGTTCGATATCATTACAAAGGTCAATTTCCAAATGTCGATGTAACATTCCCGTTTTCTGGTAAATGGAAATTTTTTGTTACCGATTCAAATAATCCCGACATAATTTTTTCCGAGGGAAAGTTTTATGTAATAGAACCTCAAGTGAATGTTTATTCCAAATTAGATACTTACCGATTAAACAGCAGTCAAGAACGAACCAATGAACTTCAAAGAACATTAGAACTAAAAGTGGATTTCGTATTGCAAGATTCAATGTATGCAATGGACTTAAGTCATGTTGAAGTTATAGAAAACAAGAAAGTTGATTACCCGATCATTATTAGTAAAACTGCCCGTCGTGGATTAAGATATTATGAAACCAACGGTGCTCGTGATTTTACTTTTGTTGCGCTGGATATAAGACCGGGTAACGAATATCGACAAGTTGATCTAAATGATAGAAACCGATATCAACCTCCAATCACAACAGCACACTACGACGGTTTTGATTATAATCGATTTCAACAATTTGGCTATCCCGATTTAAACGGTGGATTTGAACTTGTTCCGTTTAATGATAGTTACGCGGACTATATGATGGTCGAGTTTGAATATTCACCGGGTGGATTTATTGAAAAAGATATATTTCTTGTTGGAGCATTCAACAATTGGGAAGTACTTCCGCAATATAAACTTTCACAGGACGGTAATATTTATAAAGTTACAACGGACCTAAAACGTGGAATTTATGATTATCAATATGTAACCGGGTATGATAATGGCAATGTTATAGATGATTTAGACTGGTACGAACTTGAGGGCAATTTCTGGGAAACAACAAACGAGTATTACATTTTTGTTTATTATAAATCACTTAATTATGGTGGATACGATCAGATAATTGGTTACACAAGAATAAAAAGCGGAAGATATTAA
- a CDS encoding Gfo/Idh/MocA family oxidoreductase, with the protein MSKLKVGVIGTGHLGKIHTKLFKDVENTELIGIYDIDESKASQAAKEFNTKSFSKLDDLLNEVDGVSIVATTSAHYELAKKAFEKNVHVLVEKPITATIEQAEELVKIADEKNLILQVGHIERFNPALLSLEKYDLNPKFIQTDRLAQFNPRGTDVAVVLDLMIHDIDIILSLVRSDVKEIKASGVAVVSDNIDIANARLEFVNGAVANVTASRISQKKMRKMRMFQQSGYIALDFITGVAEVYRLINQKEMDENHFLSFGEMGVGDKKKFVVYEQPEIIQVNALKHELELFVNAITTKTKPVVSGSDGLKALKVADEIIKKIEESRIL; encoded by the coding sequence ATGAGTAAATTGAAAGTCGGAGTCATCGGAACCGGGCATCTCGGAAAGATTCACACAAAATTATTTAAAGATGTAGAAAACACAGAATTAATCGGAATTTACGATATCGATGAATCAAAAGCATCACAAGCAGCAAAAGAATTTAACACTAAGTCTTTCTCGAAACTAGATGATTTATTAAATGAAGTCGATGGTGTTTCCATTGTAGCCACGACAAGTGCACATTATGAGTTGGCGAAAAAAGCCTTCGAGAAAAATGTTCATGTGCTTGTTGAAAAACCTATTACAGCGACAATAGAACAAGCAGAAGAATTAGTAAAAATCGCGGATGAGAAAAATCTTATTTTACAAGTCGGACATATTGAAAGATTTAATCCCGCACTCCTGTCTTTGGAAAAATATGACCTCAATCCAAAATTCATTCAAACTGATCGGCTTGCACAATTTAATCCGCGCGGAACCGACGTCGCCGTTGTTCTTGATTTAATGATCCATGATATCGATATAATTTTAAGTTTAGTTAGGAGTGATGTAAAAGAAATTAAGGCAAGCGGTGTAGCAGTTGTATCCGATAATATTGACATAGCAAATGCAAGATTAGAATTCGTAAACGGAGCTGTTGCAAATGTGACAGCTAGTAGAATATCACAAAAGAAAATGCGCAAGATGCGTATGTTCCAGCAAAGCGGATACATTGCCTTGGATTTTATTACAGGTGTAGCAGAAGTTTATAGATTGATAAATCAAAAAGAAATGGATGAAAATCATTTCTTATCATTTGGCGAAATGGGAGTTGGTGATAAAAAGAAATTTGTCGTTTATGAACAACCGGAAATAATACAAGTTAATGCACTGAAACATGAACTTGAACTTTTTGTAAATGCGATTACCACAAAAACAAAACCTGTTGTCAGCGGAAGTGATGGTTTGAAAGCTCTAAAAGTTGCCGACGAAATTATCAAGAAAATTGAGGAGTCAAGAATATTATGA
- a CDS encoding ROK family protein has product MGTQRYAIGVDLGGTSIKFGLVNELGKIKNKFSLETNAAKGPQAVIDQIIKGIAKLNDSKHKIIGIGIGTPGVVTKKKGTVENPPNFPGWERISLGSILKTEFKKKVFVENDANAAAIGEMIFGSGKKYKNFIMITLGTGVGGGIIINRKIYRGESGGAGEIGHVSINEKGKQCKCGSRGCIETYAGNNYLIEQVKKELPNHKDSKLHQLISEGNELNPKLIHDAYLLNDSYAEMIIVDLAQKLGAALASIINVLDIPKVIIGGGVAGFGRILFDTVEATIKQRVMKPISPRIIVKPAKLKNEAGIKGASALVFYKS; this is encoded by the coding sequence ATGGGCACGCAACGTTATGCAATTGGGGTTGATCTTGGGGGAACTTCTATAAAATTTGGATTAGTTAACGAGCTAGGAAAAATTAAAAACAAATTTTCTCTCGAAACAAATGCCGCTAAAGGACCTCAAGCGGTAATCGATCAAATAATTAAAGGTATTGCTAAACTAAATGATTCGAAACACAAAATAATTGGGATAGGAATCGGAACTCCCGGTGTAGTTACAAAGAAAAAAGGCACAGTTGAAAATCCGCCAAACTTTCCCGGTTGGGAAAGAATTTCTTTAGGCAGTATTCTTAAAACAGAGTTTAAGAAAAAAGTTTTTGTTGAAAATGACGCAAATGCAGCAGCAATTGGTGAGATGATATTTGGTTCGGGTAAAAAGTATAAAAATTTTATTATGATTACGCTTGGAACGGGAGTTGGTGGCGGTATTATTATTAATCGCAAAATATATCGAGGTGAATCAGGTGGTGCCGGTGAAATTGGTCATGTTTCAATTAACGAAAAAGGTAAACAATGTAAGTGCGGTTCACGCGGATGTATAGAAACTTATGCGGGTAATAATTATTTAATTGAACAAGTCAAAAAAGAACTTCCCAATCACAAGGATTCTAAACTCCATCAATTGATAAGTGAAGGCAATGAACTTAATCCGAAATTAATTCATGATGCTTACTTGTTAAATGATTCGTATGCCGAGATGATAATTGTTGACCTTGCTCAAAAACTTGGTGCTGCTTTGGCTTCCATTATTAATGTGCTGGATATCCCTAAAGTTATTATCGGCGGCGGAGTTGCTGGTTTTGGAAGAATTTTATTCGATACAGTTGAAGCTACTATCAAACAACGAGTAATGAAACCAATTAGCCCGCGTATAATTGTAAAACCGGCTAAGCTAAAAAATGAAGCCGGAATAAAAGGAGCTTCTGCATTAGTTTTTTATAAATCTTAA